The proteins below come from a single Staphylococcus sp. MI 10-1553 genomic window:
- a CDS encoding response regulator transcription factor, producing MTQRVLVVDDEQSIVTLLKYNLEQSGYVVEVAQDGEEALQKEKETKPDLIVLDVMLPKKDGIEVCKTIRSDKNQVPILMLTAKDDEFDRVLGLELGADDYMTKPFSPREVVARVKAILRRSSLVNHVRQVEDDEDIVIGSIRIRPDFFEVYRNDELLELTPKEFELLLYLVERQGRVITREHMLNSVWNYEFAGDSRIVDVHISHLRDKLEENPKQPQFIKTVRGLGYKLERPK from the coding sequence ATGACTCAAAGAGTGCTTGTCGTTGATGACGAACAATCCATTGTCACTTTGTTAAAATACAACCTCGAACAATCAGGTTATGTTGTTGAGGTGGCTCAAGATGGAGAGGAAGCATTACAAAAAGAAAAAGAAACGAAACCAGACTTGATTGTATTGGATGTGATGTTACCGAAAAAGGATGGTATCGAAGTATGTAAAACGATTCGCTCAGATAAAAACCAAGTACCTATTTTAATGTTAACTGCAAAAGATGATGAATTTGATCGTGTGCTTGGTTTAGAGCTAGGCGCTGACGATTATATGACTAAGCCTTTTTCGCCGAGAGAAGTTGTTGCGCGTGTCAAGGCCATTCTTCGCCGCTCATCATTAGTCAATCATGTTCGCCAAGTAGAAGATGATGAAGATATTGTCATTGGCAGTATTCGGATTCGTCCTGACTTTTTTGAAGTATACCGTAATGATGAGTTGTTAGAGTTAACGCCTAAAGAATTTGAGTTGTTACTTTACTTAGTTGAACGTCAAGGTCGTGTCATTACGCGTGAACATATGTTAAATTCAGTTTGGAACTATGAATTTGCAGGTGATTCTCGAATTGTAGATGTACATATTAGTCATTTGCGAGATAAGCTAGAAGAAAATCCAAAACAACCTCAGTTTATTAAAACAGTTCGCGGTTTAGGATACAAATTGGAGCGTCCTAAATAA
- the pnpS gene encoding two-component system histidine kinase PnpS, whose protein sequence is MIKFYHKLLIILTTITVVSFLILGFIVHNSIYTNTVEYEKKSLLKDAEQILAFYKTGNNKHIQELANHYHSNIKIIESDQTTEFKGDRKLSIAERQDSILRQLETREPIYQLDGKQGYYWFGHQQGETRILITGHFDMVYELQLQFWKYLILVGMIILALIYFTVRYINRTYIQPINEVSYAASLLTEGNFRVRLPESSVKELRELYVTINVLARRLEQLNSEQKIQRNRLVTTLENIPSAILMIDKNGKIVIANKTFYEVFNESTNVENQDYAQYLHPTIKQFVVEGFRTEKAMYKQVEISINHIHQKFFDTSCVPILSRTKKSLQGMVIVLHDITQLKKLENLRSEFVANVSHELKTPITSMKGFTETLIDGAKNDEASLDIFLNIILKESNRIESLVEDLLDLSKIEQNTMLEKHLIDLSDVAKSSFSVIQPLANEKSIQLIDQIEPNVTAMADENKISQVIVNLMSNAVNYSPENRTVTLAVYRENQHPVIEVIDQGIGIGEKEKYRIFERFYRVDKARSRDSGGTGLGLSITKHIIEAYQGNIEVASELGKGSKFKVVLPE, encoded by the coding sequence ATGATTAAATTTTATCACAAACTTTTAATCATACTTACAACAATTACTGTTGTAAGTTTTCTCATATTAGGCTTTATTGTACATAATAGTATTTATACGAATACCGTTGAATACGAAAAGAAATCTCTTCTTAAAGATGCTGAACAAATTCTTGCATTTTATAAAACGGGGAACAATAAACACATTCAAGAACTTGCCAATCATTATCATAGTAATATTAAAATCATTGAAAGCGATCAAACGACCGAGTTTAAAGGGGATCGGAAACTTTCAATAGCAGAACGTCAAGATAGTATTTTGCGCCAACTTGAAACGAGAGAGCCGATTTATCAACTCGATGGTAAACAAGGCTACTATTGGTTTGGACATCAACAAGGTGAGACAAGGATATTAATCACAGGTCATTTTGATATGGTTTACGAACTACAACTTCAATTTTGGAAATACTTAATATTAGTAGGGATGATCATTTTAGCGCTTATTTACTTTACAGTGCGTTATATTAACCGAACTTATATTCAACCGATTAATGAAGTGTCCTACGCTGCGTCACTCCTTACTGAAGGGAATTTTCGTGTAAGACTGCCTGAAAGTAGTGTGAAAGAGTTGCGTGAATTGTATGTGACGATTAATGTGTTAGCGCGACGTTTAGAGCAGTTGAATAGTGAACAAAAAATTCAACGTAATCGTCTTGTGACAACACTTGAAAATATTCCTAGTGCGATATTGATGATAGATAAAAACGGAAAAATCGTTATCGCGAATAAGACATTTTATGAGGTTTTCAATGAATCGACCAATGTAGAAAATCAAGATTATGCACAATATTTACATCCAACGATCAAGCAGTTCGTCGTTGAAGGATTCCGAACTGAAAAGGCGATGTACAAACAAGTTGAAATTTCAATTAACCATATTCATCAAAAGTTCTTTGATACATCGTGTGTGCCCATCTTATCCCGAACGAAAAAGTCATTACAAGGCATGGTCATCGTATTACACGATATTACACAATTGAAAAAACTAGAAAACTTACGCAGTGAATTTGTGGCGAATGTGTCACATGAATTGAAAACACCGATAACATCGATGAAAGGATTTACCGAAACGCTTATTGATGGTGCGAAAAATGATGAAGCCTCTTTAGATATTTTCTTAAACATCATTTTAAAAGAGTCTAATCGTATCGAATCTCTAGTTGAAGATTTACTAGATTTATCGAAAATTGAACAAAATACGATGTTAGAAAAGCATTTGATTGATTTGTCCGATGTCGCAAAATCTTCATTTTCAGTCATTCAACCCCTTGCGAATGAAAAGTCGATTCAATTGATTGATCAAATTGAACCGAATGTGACGGCGATGGCTGACGAAAATAAAATCTCTCAAGTCATAGTGAATTTAATGTCGAATGCGGTCAACTATTCTCCTGAAAATCGAACGGTTACTTTAGCGGTATATCGAGAGAATCAGCATCCTGTCATTGAAGTGATTGATCAAGGCATTGGCATAGGAGAAAAAGAAAAGTATCGTATTTTTGAAAGATTTTATCGTGTGGATAAAGCGAGAAGTCGTGATTCAGGTGGCACAGGGTTAGGCTTGTCAATTACGAAACATATTATAGAAGCTTATCAAGGTAATATCGAAGTGGCGTCTGAACTCGGAAAAGGTTCGAAATTTAAAGTTGTGTTACCAGAATAA